Proteins co-encoded in one Paracrocinitomix mangrovi genomic window:
- a CDS encoding gliding motility-associated C-terminal domain-containing protein encodes MKQLGLLFVVIISTSCVKQSIKQNGCQDQAKQWTDGSCSYTIGNIFTPNGDGANDVFFVYSSCEITNYSMKVYKKDELIYSSNNPQMGWDGQSDGKNVKEGVYEYQTSGIINGTGFSESGEVTLIRDLSYPIDACLQCIPAQSIPDEPLSCN; translated from the coding sequence ATGAAGCAGTTAGGACTTTTGTTTGTTGTTATTATTTCAACTTCTTGTGTCAAGCAAAGTATCAAACAAAATGGTTGTCAGGATCAGGCAAAACAGTGGACTGATGGCAGTTGCTCCTATACCATAGGCAATATTTTCACACCAAATGGGGACGGTGCAAATGATGTGTTTTTTGTTTACTCTAGTTGTGAAATCACCAATTACAGTATGAAGGTTTACAAAAAAGATGAGCTCATCTATAGCTCTAATAATCCTCAAATGGGTTGGGATGGGCAAAGTGATGGCAAGAATGTAAAGGAGGGTGTTTATGAATATCAAACTTCCGGAATAATCAATGGAACAGGTTTTAGTGAATCTGGAGAAGTGACGTTGATAAGAGATTTATCCTATCCTATTGATGCTTGCCTGCAATGTATCCCGGCACAAAGTATTCCGGACGAACCTTTAAGTTGTAATTAG
- the polA gene encoding DNA polymerase I, with protein MTEEHPKKLFLLDAFALIYRAYYAFIKNPRINSKGQNTSAAYGFTTAMLDVIKRENPTHIAVVFDAPEATNRQIEFSDYKANREAMPEDIAAMIEPIKQIVDAFKIPLLIYPGYEADDIIGTIAKKAEKHGFLTYMMTPDKDYAQLVSENIYMYKPARGGKPAEIWGIPQVQEKFEVQTPDQVIDILGLWGDAVDNIPGIPGIGEKTAKKLIKEYGSVEALIEHSHELKGKQKENVEAFAEQGLQSKMLATIITDVPIDLDEESLVLEEPDKDKIRDVFTQLEFKSLAKRVLGEEIIVGQGQPAEGQLDLFGGPAIESLAEEVAIGADVKTIEDIKPSYELINTKEKRKELLEALLLQKSVCFDTETTGVDPIEAEIVGLSFSFNKGTGYYVSALPDEREEVVKDFKDFFENESIEKIAHNIKYDLKIVEKYGVKVKGPLFDTMIAHYLITPEGKHGMDFLAELYLQYQPISIETLIGKKGKNQGNMADLEPEKIVDYACEDADITFQLKQLFEPEIQKEHLKHLFYDIEMPLVRVLKDMEVTGINLDVEALNKFSEELEVDIQKLEKDIKDLAGVQDFNLDSPKQLGEVLFEHLQIDPKAKKTATGQYKTSEDVLSKLESKHEIIPLILNYRSLRKLKSTYVDTLPSMVSEHDGRIHTSYMQTVAATGRLASNNPNLQNIPIRTEKGREIRKAFIAGDNQHTLLAADYSQIELRIIAALSEDENMIAAFKAGHDIHAATAARVFGVDKIEDVSRDQRSSAKAVNFGIIYGQSAFGLSQNLGISRKEAKEIIDSYWEQYPKIKQYMADAVEFARQHGYVETIMKRRRYLKDINSANAIVRGFAERNAVNAPIQGSAADIIKIAMIKIHEEMNSKQLQSKMLLQVHDELVFDVVENEKEVMQQLVKDGMEKAVEMAVPLDVEANFGSNWLEAH; from the coding sequence ATGACCGAAGAACATCCAAAAAAATTATTTCTACTAGACGCTTTTGCATTGATTTACAGAGCATATTATGCTTTTATAAAAAATCCGCGTATCAATAGCAAAGGTCAAAACACTTCTGCAGCTTATGGATTTACAACTGCTATGTTGGATGTAATTAAGAGAGAAAATCCTACACACATTGCTGTAGTTTTTGATGCGCCTGAAGCTACAAATCGTCAAATTGAATTTTCAGATTACAAGGCCAATCGTGAAGCAATGCCAGAAGATATTGCTGCTATGATTGAACCGATCAAACAAATTGTTGATGCATTTAAAATTCCGCTTTTAATTTATCCAGGTTACGAAGCAGATGATATCATTGGAACAATAGCTAAAAAGGCCGAAAAACATGGTTTTTTAACTTATATGATGACGCCGGATAAGGATTATGCTCAGTTGGTGTCTGAAAACATATACATGTATAAACCCGCCAGAGGAGGTAAACCGGCTGAAATTTGGGGAATTCCACAAGTTCAGGAAAAATTTGAAGTACAAACACCTGATCAGGTAATAGATATTTTAGGGCTATGGGGAGATGCTGTAGATAACATCCCCGGAATTCCAGGAATTGGTGAAAAAACTGCTAAGAAATTAATTAAAGAATACGGATCAGTTGAAGCATTAATAGAACACAGCCACGAATTAAAGGGCAAGCAAAAAGAAAATGTAGAAGCTTTTGCAGAACAAGGTTTGCAATCAAAAATGCTGGCTACAATTATTACAGATGTTCCTATTGACCTGGACGAAGAGAGCCTTGTATTAGAGGAGCCTGATAAAGATAAAATTAGAGACGTATTTACTCAACTTGAGTTTAAGTCATTGGCAAAAAGAGTTCTTGGAGAAGAAATAATAGTTGGGCAAGGTCAGCCGGCCGAAGGACAACTTGATTTATTTGGAGGACCTGCCATTGAGTCATTGGCTGAAGAAGTTGCAATTGGAGCTGATGTAAAAACCATTGAGGACATCAAACCATCATATGAACTGATCAATACAAAAGAAAAACGCAAGGAATTGCTTGAAGCTCTTTTACTTCAAAAATCAGTTTGCTTTGACACAGAAACTACAGGTGTTGACCCAATTGAAGCAGAAATTGTAGGATTATCTTTTAGTTTCAATAAAGGAACCGGATATTATGTTTCAGCTCTTCCTGATGAAAGAGAAGAAGTAGTAAAGGATTTCAAAGACTTTTTTGAAAATGAGTCCATTGAAAAAATTGCACATAACATCAAATACGATTTAAAGATTGTAGAAAAATATGGCGTTAAAGTAAAGGGACCTTTATTTGATACCATGATTGCCCATTACCTCATCACACCTGAAGGTAAACACGGAATGGATTTTCTGGCAGAATTGTATTTGCAATATCAGCCAATTTCAATTGAAACTTTAATTGGGAAAAAAGGGAAAAACCAGGGCAATATGGCCGATCTGGAGCCTGAAAAAATTGTTGATTATGCTTGTGAAGACGCAGACATCACTTTCCAATTAAAACAGCTATTTGAACCTGAAATTCAAAAAGAACATCTTAAACATCTATTCTATGATATTGAAATGCCTTTGGTTCGTGTTTTAAAAGACATGGAAGTTACAGGGATTAATTTAGATGTTGAAGCACTGAACAAATTCTCAGAAGAACTAGAAGTTGATATCCAGAAATTAGAAAAAGACATCAAAGATCTAGCTGGTGTTCAAGATTTCAATTTAGACTCTCCAAAACAATTAGGAGAAGTACTTTTTGAGCACCTACAAATTGATCCAAAAGCTAAAAAAACAGCTACCGGTCAGTACAAAACATCTGAAGATGTTTTATCTAAACTTGAAAGTAAACATGAAATAATTCCTCTGATTTTGAATTATCGTTCACTACGCAAATTGAAAAGCACATATGTAGATACATTACCAAGCATGGTGAGTGAACATGATGGAAGAATTCATACCAGCTATATGCAAACTGTGGCTGCTACAGGAAGATTAGCGTCAAACAATCCAAATCTGCAAAACATCCCTATCAGAACCGAAAAAGGTAGAGAGATCAGAAAGGCATTTATTGCAGGAGATAATCAGCATACTTTACTAGCGGCCGATTACTCTCAAATTGAACTTAGAATTATTGCTGCTTTGAGTGAAGACGAAAATATGATCGCTGCATTTAAAGCCGGACATGACATTCATGCTGCAACTGCCGCACGCGTTTTTGGAGTAGATAAAATAGAAGATGTAAGTAGAGATCAACGTTCATCTGCAAAAGCTGTAAACTTTGGAATAATCTACGGTCAATCTGCATTTGGTTTATCTCAAAATTTAGGAATTAGTAGAAAAGAAGCCAAAGAGATTATTGACAGTTATTGGGAACAGTATCCAAAAATCAAACAATATATGGCAGATGCTGTTGAATTTGCCAGACAACATGGATACGTTGAAACTATTATGAAACGCCGCAGATATTTAAAAGATATCAATTCAGCCAACGCCATAGTAAGAGGTTTTGCAGAAAGAAATGCTGTAAATGCTCCCATTCAAGGATCTGCTGCGGATATCATTAAAATTGCCATGATCAAAATTCACGAAGAGATGAATTCAAAACAACTGCAGTCAAAAATGTTGTTGCAGGTACATGATGAATTGGTTTTTGATGTAGTAGAAAATGAAAAAGAAGTAATGCAACAGCTGGTGAAAGACGGAATGGAAAAAGCAGTAGAAATGGCTGTACCTTTAGACGTTGAAGCAAACTTTGGAAGCAATTGGTTAGAAGCTCATTAA
- a CDS encoding alpha/beta hydrolase-fold protein, whose amino-acid sequence MHKIFFLITISITVTLTAFNQNLTSYHKIKDTSFYSNKLGYNKDISITVPFEWQDDVNKDFPVIVIFDKQNQRSHQYIINTIDYLTVNDQMPSSIIVSIASDQEHRYIETLHKETSEKGKAHLNEAFLFEELFPFVESKYKAGKFRTFIGHSRYGYFTTSLLFSRLNEINAVVSLSPFFTQKNVNLTDSISTLNDKKTTSNIYYRFGIGGDYPDQYELMDSALKKLQNPNINASGVLFKEASHNATPGLTISSALYDIFEYWNNQQNQFFFPAPRDLDLIEEGSQKIINHYGYDFPYTIGILNGAGWHFYNEKEYEKAIKAWEILMKVYPNFSEGYLYIIYAEKELGRDSKTTIDLFKKSMTLTKIYSKPDYYELENEFNELIKK is encoded by the coding sequence ATGCATAAAATATTTTTCCTGATTACGATTTCAATTACAGTAACCCTTACTGCTTTTAATCAAAACTTAACCTCTTACCACAAAATAAAGGATACCAGTTTCTACTCAAATAAACTTGGTTATAATAAAGACATCTCAATAACAGTTCCATTTGAATGGCAAGATGACGTTAATAAGGATTTTCCAGTGATTGTGATATTTGACAAACAAAATCAGAGAAGTCATCAATATATCATCAATACAATTGACTACTTAACGGTAAATGATCAAATGCCTTCATCTATAATTGTAAGTATTGCGTCAGACCAAGAACACAGATATATAGAAACCCTACATAAAGAGACGAGCGAGAAAGGAAAAGCGCATCTCAATGAAGCTTTCTTGTTTGAAGAGTTATTTCCTTTTGTGGAAAGCAAATATAAAGCAGGGAAATTCAGAACCTTTATTGGCCATTCCAGATATGGTTATTTTACAACATCTTTACTTTTTTCAAGACTAAATGAAATAAATGCTGTAGTTTCTTTGAGCCCATTTTTTACTCAAAAAAATGTAAATCTCACCGATTCAATTTCAACTTTAAATGACAAAAAAACTACTTCAAATATTTATTATCGATTTGGAATTGGAGGAGATTATCCTGATCAATATGAATTAATGGATAGTGCATTAAAAAAATTGCAAAACCCTAACATTAATGCAAGTGGCGTTTTGTTTAAAGAAGCATCCCATAATGCCACTCCGGGATTAACCATTTCATCTGCACTATATGACATTTTCGAATATTGGAATAATCAACAAAATCAGTTCTTTTTTCCAGCACCCAGAGATTTAGATTTGATTGAAGAAGGAAGTCAAAAAATAATAAATCATTATGGCTACGATTTCCCCTATACTATTGGGATTTTAAATGGAGCCGGTTGGCATTTTTACAACGAAAAAGAGTATGAAAAAGCAATCAAGGCCTGGGAAATATTGATGAAAGTATATCCAAATTTTTCCGAGGGCTATTTATATATAATCTATGCAGAAAAAGAACTGGGAAGGGATTCTAAAACCACAATTGATTTATTTAAAAAATCAATGACATTGACAAAAATATACAGCAAACCGGATTATTATGAATTAGAAAATGAGTTCAACGAGCTCATTAAAAAGTAA
- a CDS encoding LytR/AlgR family response regulator transcription factor: MKAVIVEDEIIVADHLKTILESNKIDVVGMCENLEEAENSLLQKPDFYLLDIRLSHGHNGIDFGMKLKQLGIPFVYITANNEVEVMKEAIKTNPENYITKPFRKADVLAGLEFVKLKIEKNHFIEIITSKGTEKLMESDILYCQADGVYTNIFTSNRGVVTQRINLKDLEEKLSDQFIRIHRSFVVNEDKITAKKANKVFIDDMEFPVSRSYKSVLK; the protein is encoded by the coding sequence ATGAAGGCAGTAATAGTTGAAGATGAAATTATTGTTGCCGATCATCTTAAAACAATTTTAGAATCAAATAAAATTGATGTTGTCGGTATGTGTGAAAATTTGGAAGAAGCAGAAAATTCCTTGCTTCAAAAACCTGATTTTTACCTCTTGGATATTAGATTGTCTCATGGACATAATGGGATAGATTTTGGAATGAAACTGAAGCAATTGGGAATTCCATTTGTATACATTACCGCCAACAATGAAGTGGAAGTAATGAAGGAAGCAATCAAAACAAATCCAGAAAACTATATCACAAAACCATTTAGAAAAGCAGATGTTTTGGCAGGTCTGGAATTTGTAAAACTCAAAATAGAAAAGAACCATTTTATTGAGATCATCACCAGCAAAGGAACTGAAAAATTGATGGAATCTGACATTCTGTATTGTCAGGCAGATGGGGTTTATACGAATATTTTTACATCAAATAGAGGAGTAGTTACACAACGAATTAACCTAAAGGATCTAGAGGAAAAACTATCAGATCAATTTATTCGAATTCACAGATCATTTGTAGTTAACGAAGACAAAATCACTGCTAAGAAAGCAAATAAGGTGTTTATTGATGACATGGAATTTCCTGTTTCAAGATCTTATAAATCAGTGCTGAAATAA
- a CDS encoding LamG-like jellyroll fold domain-containing protein — translation MIKLKLLVASVLLLGVTNKNVQAQDVLLNWVQQKGTVQHESGYTVSSDASGNVYSSGYFRNTTDFDPGVGTANLTAVGGADAYIQKTDADGNYLWAVQFGSTGDDEGLDVQVDGSGNVYLTGVFRGTVDFDPGAGVQNLTPGGGGDAFLVKLDADGNYLWAISFPGGSGADLGRDLAIDASGNVLVSGFFYGTVDFDPSVNVANVTSTGQADAFVAKYDSNGNYLWAKSIGGSTNDDGHSVVVDGSGNAYWTGYFNGTADLDPGAGVQNFTAVGGDIFLIKLDASGAFVWADQMGSSAADNGLDVQIDSNGDIVMTGIISGTADLDPGVGVQNLVSVGGYDPFVAKYDANGGYLWAVSMGSTQNEEGWNVTLDEEDNIYSVGFFRGTVDFDPGVGTHNITSAGAADAYIQKLDASGNFIWAKSIGGTADEHAMSIKYDITTGALLTSGFFTSVPVDFDPGAGTQNLSSVGGLDIFVLSLKQCFPDATTDVINSCGPITWIDGNTYSSNEYAATHTLTNMGGCDSVVTLHLTVYGIADQTASTTSTTGCDSVNNVTIDLASSENGVTYWLRDDANDTVVDGPFDGTGSALQFNAGTIFQSMDYNVYAEQAIDFGVQLDKTNTDRLSVTAPFGEYGTEITVEAWIYFDGTANDVPWMGQSSLGADNMSTNVWLWHNSGSNGEIEWFVNDNGAWKSVASSSLAGLTGWHHVATVASSTGLEIFVDGVSDAFGSSITTGVVNNTNSVFHFGGDPRFPTDPNRHGSYGLSEVRVWDVARSQSEISSNMNTCLAGNEAGLVYYNKISDNTGTIATANIGTNASFSSGMSAGTAWINGAGTCEQNCTAEMSQIVSVTVNNATSNTVVVDTCASSYTWAQNSQTYTVSGMYNDTITNVAGCDSVVTLDLTMVTLDNSVTNTDPTLTAVMTGAQYQWLDCDDSYAVLTGETSQSFTAAANGNYAVEVSFGGCVDTSACETIATVGFDSYTSEKLVIYPNPTNGEVYIQLPQVDGAFEVNIFSLDGKLVQRDVLNSNNSMIDLSNLNSGIYTIQIINQDKRFISKVRLF, via the coding sequence ATGATAAAACTTAAACTTTTGGTGGCATCTGTTCTTTTGTTAGGTGTCACAAATAAAAATGTTCAGGCACAAGATGTCTTGTTAAATTGGGTACAACAAAAGGGTACGGTTCAACATGAATCTGGCTACACTGTTTCTTCTGACGCAAGTGGAAATGTTTACTCTTCTGGATATTTTAGAAACACTACTGATTTTGATCCTGGAGTTGGAACGGCAAATTTAACCGCCGTAGGTGGAGCTGATGCTTACATTCAAAAAACAGATGCAGATGGTAATTATTTGTGGGCTGTTCAATTTGGAAGTACTGGAGATGATGAAGGATTAGACGTGCAAGTTGATGGTTCCGGTAATGTATATTTAACTGGAGTATTTAGAGGGACTGTAGATTTTGATCCGGGAGCAGGGGTTCAAAATTTAACTCCTGGTGGAGGCGGGGATGCTTTTCTTGTGAAATTAGATGCAGACGGAAATTATCTTTGGGCAATTAGTTTTCCTGGTGGTTCAGGTGCTGATCTTGGAAGAGACTTAGCAATTGATGCTAGTGGTAACGTATTGGTAAGTGGATTTTTCTACGGTACAGTTGACTTTGATCCGAGTGTGAACGTTGCTAATGTTACCTCAACTGGTCAGGCAGATGCATTTGTTGCTAAATATGACTCAAATGGAAATTATCTTTGGGCTAAATCCATTGGGGGTTCTACAAATGATGATGGACATTCTGTTGTTGTTGATGGAAGCGGAAATGCGTATTGGACAGGATATTTTAACGGAACAGCAGACTTGGATCCAGGAGCTGGAGTACAGAATTTTACGGCTGTAGGAGGAGATATTTTCTTAATTAAGTTGGATGCTAGTGGGGCTTTTGTATGGGCAGACCAAATGGGAAGTTCAGCTGCAGATAACGGTCTTGATGTGCAAATTGATAGTAACGGAGATATTGTAATGACCGGAATTATTAGTGGTACTGCTGATCTTGATCCTGGTGTTGGGGTACAAAATCTAGTTTCAGTTGGAGGTTATGATCCATTTGTAGCAAAGTATGATGCCAATGGTGGATATCTTTGGGCTGTTTCAATGGGAAGTACTCAAAATGAAGAAGGATGGAACGTAACACTTGATGAAGAGGATAATATTTACAGTGTAGGATTTTTTAGAGGTACAGTTGACTTTGATCCGGGTGTAGGGACACACAATATTACATCTGCAGGTGCTGCTGATGCTTACATTCAAAAATTAGATGCATCAGGAAATTTTATTTGGGCAAAAAGTATAGGAGGAACTGCAGATGAGCATGCAATGTCAATTAAATATGACATAACCACTGGAGCTTTGTTGACATCAGGGTTTTTCACTTCAGTACCGGTTGATTTTGATCCGGGAGCAGGAACTCAGAATTTGTCATCAGTTGGAGGGTTGGATATTTTTGTTTTGAGTTTGAAACAATGTTTCCCTGACGCTACTACAGATGTAATTAATTCTTGTGGTCCGATTACCTGGATTGATGGAAATACTTATTCTTCTAATGAGTATGCTGCGACTCATACATTGACCAATATGGGAGGTTGCGACAGTGTAGTAACATTACATTTAACAGTATATGGTATTGCTGATCAAACAGCATCTACTACTTCAACTACAGGTTGTGATTCAGTAAACAATGTCACTATAGATTTGGCATCAAGTGAAAATGGTGTTACCTATTGGCTAAGAGATGACGCTAATGATACAGTTGTTGACGGACCGTTTGACGGTACAGGATCTGCGTTACAGTTTAATGCAGGTACTATTTTCCAATCTATGGATTACAATGTTTATGCTGAGCAGGCTATCGATTTTGGTGTTCAGCTTGATAAAACTAACACAGATAGATTATCAGTAACAGCTCCTTTTGGAGAATATGGAACAGAGATTACTGTAGAAGCATGGATTTATTTTGACGGAACTGCTAATGATGTTCCTTGGATGGGTCAATCTTCATTAGGTGCTGATAATATGTCAACAAACGTATGGTTATGGCATAACAGTGGATCAAATGGAGAAATTGAGTGGTTTGTTAATGATAATGGAGCTTGGAAAAGTGTTGCAAGTTCTTCTTTAGCAGGATTGACAGGTTGGCATCACGTTGCTACTGTAGCAAGTAGTACTGGTCTTGAGATTTTTGTTGATGGAGTTTCTGATGCTTTTGGTTCGTCAATTACAACAGGTGTAGTAAATAATACAAATTCTGTTTTCCATTTTGGAGGTGACCCGAGATTTCCAACAGACCCGAATCGTCATGGTTCATATGGTTTATCTGAAGTTCGTGTTTGGGATGTTGCAAGATCTCAATCTGAGATTTCTAGTAACATGAATACTTGTTTAGCAGGAAATGAAGCAGGACTTGTGTATTACAATAAGATTAGTGATAACACTGGAACTATTGCTACCGCTAATATTGGTACTAACGCAAGTTTTTCATCTGGTATGAGTGCAGGAACAGCTTGGATTAATGGTGCCGGAACTTGTGAACAAAACTGTACAGCAGAAATGAGCCAGATTGTTAGTGTCACAGTAAATAATGCAACATCTAACACTGTAGTTGTTGATACTTGCGCAAGCTCGTATACATGGGCACAAAATTCACAAACGTATACTGTATCAGGAATGTATAATGATACAATTACCAATGTGGCAGGATGTGATTCAGTTGTAACATTAGATCTTACAATGGTTACTCTAGATAATAGTGTAACAAATACAGATCCGACTCTTACTGCGGTGATGACAGGAGCTCAATACCAATGGTTGGATTGTGATGATAGCTATGCTGTTTTAACAGGAGAAACTTCTCAATCATTTACAGCTGCTGCAAACGGAAATTATGCAGTTGAAGTTTCATTTGGAGGATGTGTAGACACTTCGGCTTGTGAGACAATTGCTACAGTAGGATTTGACTCATATACATCAGAGAAATTGGTTATTTATCCTAACCCTACAAATGGTGAAGTATATATTCAATTACCACAAGTTGACGGTGCATTTGAAGTAAATATCTTCAGTTTGGATGGAAAATTAGTTCAAAGAGATGTACTTAATTCAAATAATTCAATGATTGATTTAAGCAATTTGAATAGCGGAATTTATACTATTCAAATTATCAATCAAGACAAAAGATTCATAAGTAAAGTAAGGTTATTTTAA
- a CDS encoding sensor histidine kinase: protein MEEIRKLKNKGVEQVREGDLTSAFKNLRLAQQYSKAIGNKQLYFESNVEMVNFYMMKSEIVKAGEVLDLIEPSSVYTPLSNCKYYHRKAFYYNQQHILDSAAECSFNALRIANKYGLDSEKGVIYNELGNIYERMFDYDSSIYFYSKAESFFPKNSIDYANTYFNKSRIHYLKKELDSCVYKLKILEEQIKDSTWSRIKAPVYHYIAVCYFEMEDSIEASKYVVLGAREEIEIQIKQHGKDIARIEAEFETEQKNLRIKQQEETIVKELKEKEILSWFIVLMSFSIVIIFGFYFVIRRKNKRLNLLLRENEFLVGEANHRIKNNLQLIVSLVAREIDKSDKNEIDALTSLASKIESIATMHQQLYLAEEKSQIDLGEYINSLCKNLNAFCTEKNINFNYKVQQPLLINASKSIYIGLLVNELVINSVKHAFNLDVNNAEIQLDLSISDKSEISLKFSDNGIGINENEKPKLVDMLCRQIKAKYKVTTNNGFNFSMSLLV, encoded by the coding sequence GTGGAGGAGATTAGGAAATTAAAGAATAAAGGTGTTGAACAAGTTCGTGAGGGAGATTTAACTTCTGCATTTAAGAATTTAAGATTGGCCCAGCAATACAGTAAAGCTATTGGAAATAAGCAGTTGTATTTTGAATCAAATGTAGAGATGGTCAATTTTTACATGATGAAAAGTGAAATTGTCAAGGCTGGTGAAGTTTTAGATTTGATTGAGCCATCATCTGTTTATACACCCTTGAGTAATTGCAAATACTATCACCGAAAGGCCTTTTATTATAATCAACAGCACATACTTGATTCTGCCGCAGAATGCAGTTTTAATGCTTTGAGGATTGCCAACAAATATGGTCTGGATTCAGAAAAAGGAGTGATTTATAATGAGCTGGGAAATATTTACGAACGGATGTTTGATTATGATAGTTCAATTTATTTTTATTCCAAAGCAGAGTCATTTTTCCCCAAGAATTCAATAGACTATGCTAATACTTATTTCAATAAATCAAGAATACATTACTTGAAGAAGGAATTAGATTCTTGCGTTTATAAATTGAAAATTCTAGAGGAACAAATTAAAGATTCAACCTGGTCAAGAATTAAGGCTCCGGTTTATCATTATATCGCGGTTTGTTATTTTGAAATGGAGGATTCTATTGAAGCAAGTAAATATGTGGTTTTGGGTGCAAGGGAGGAAATTGAAATTCAAATAAAACAACACGGTAAAGACATAGCGCGCATTGAGGCCGAGTTTGAAACAGAGCAAAAAAACCTGCGCATAAAACAACAAGAGGAAACCATTGTCAAGGAATTGAAAGAGAAAGAAATACTGAGCTGGTTCATTGTTTTGATGTCCTTTTCTATTGTAATTATTTTCGGTTTTTATTTTGTTATCCGTAGAAAGAATAAACGTTTAAATCTTCTATTAAGAGAGAATGAATTTTTAGTAGGTGAAGCAAATCACAGGATTAAAAATAATCTGCAATTAATTGTTTCGTTAGTTGCTAGAGAGATTGATAAAAGTGATAAAAATGAAATAGATGCTTTAACAAGTCTTGCATCTAAAATTGAGTCAATTGCAACAATGCATCAACAATTATATCTTGCTGAGGAAAAGAGCCAGATAGATTTAGGAGAATACATTAACTCACTCTGCAAAAATTTAAATGCTTTTTGTACTGAAAAAAATATCAATTTTAATTACAAGGTTCAGCAGCCATTGCTAATCAATGCAAGTAAGTCCATTTATATTGGATTATTGGTTAATGAACTGGTTATTAATTCAGTAAAACATGCCTTCAATCTAGATGTCAATAATGCTGAAATTCAACTTGATTTATCCATCTCTGATAAAAGTGAAATTAGCTTAAAATTTTCTGATAATGGAATAGGGATTAATGAAAATGAAAAGCCTAAATTAGTAGACATGTTGTGCCGACAGATTAAGGCAAAATATAAGGTTACTACAAATAATGGGTTTAATTTTTCTATGTCACTATTAGTTTAA